A genomic region of Melopsittacus undulatus isolate bMelUnd1 chromosome 5, bMelUnd1.mat.Z, whole genome shotgun sequence contains the following coding sequences:
- the FRS2 gene encoding fibroblast growth factor receptor substrate 2 — MRIAPKITWSSKEVMGSCCSCPDKETVPDNHRNKFKVINVDDDGNELGSGIMELTDTELILYTRKRDSVKWHYLCLRRYGYDSNLFSFESGRRCQTGQGIFAFKCARAEELFNMLQEIMQNNSINVVEEPVVERNNHQTELEAPRTPRTPTTPGFNAQSLPNGYPRYPSFGDASSHPSSRHPSVGSARLPSVGEESTHPLLVAEDQVHTYVNTTGVQEERKSRSSVHAPLESKLSNPETTKAKEDQMCTDDRDAQVLLEPEGVKFVLGPTPVQRQLMEREKLEQLGRDQVSGSSTNNTEWDTGYDSDERRDTPSGNKLVYENINRLSIPSASGVRRGRLTSTSTSDTQNINNSAQRRTALLNYENLPSLPPVWEARKLSRDEDDSLGPKTPSLNGYHNNLDPMHNYVNTENVTVPASAHKVEFTRRRDCTPTVFNFDIRRPSLEHRQLNYIQVDLEGGSDSDNPQTPKTPTTPLPQTPTRRTELYAVIDIERTAAMSSLQKALPRDDGTSRKTRHNSTDLPM, encoded by the exons ATGAGAATCGCACCCA AGATCACATGGTCTTCTAAAGAAGTCATGGGTAGCTGTTGTAGCTGTCCAGATAAAGAAACTGTCCCAGATAACCATCGAAACAAGTTTAAG GTTATTAATGTGGATGATGATGGTAATGAACTGGGTTCTGGCATAATGGAACTTACAGATACAGAACTAATTTTGTACACCCGTAAAAGGGACTCTGTAAAATGGCACTACCTCTGTCTCCGTCGCTATGGCTATGATTcaaatcttttctcttttgaaagtgGCCGAAGGTGTCAAACTGGACAAG GAATCTTTGCCTTTAAATGTGCCCGTGCAGAAGAGCTCTTTAATATGTTGCAAGAGATAATGCAGAATAATAGCATAAATGTGGTAGAAGAACCAGTAGTAGAAAGGAATAATCATCAAACTGAGTTGGAAGCTCCAAGAACCCCTCGAACGCCTACCA CTCCTGGGTTCAATGCCCAAAGTTTACCTAACGGCTATCCCAGATATCCATCTTTTGGAGATGCTTCATCACATCCTTCCAGCAGACATCCTTCTGTCGGAAGTGCACGCCTCCCCTCTGTTGGTGAAGAATCAACACATCCTTTACTTGTAGCAGAGGACCAA GTACACACTTACGTCAACACTACTGGGGtacaagaggaaagaaaaagtcgATCAAGTGTGCATGCGCCATTGGAATCAAAGCTTTCAAACCCTGAAACAACTAAAGCAAAAGAAGATCAGATGTGTACTGATGACAGAGATGCTCAGGTTCTCCTGGAGCCTGAAGGAGTCAAGTTTGTTTTAGGACCAACACCTGTTCAAAGGCAATTAATGGAAAGAGAGAAACTGGAACAACTTGGGAGAGACCAAGTTAgtggcagcagcacaaacaaTACTGAATGGGACACTGGGTACGACAGTGATGAACGTAGAGATACACCATCTGGTAATAAACTGGTGTATGAAAACATAAATAGGTTGTCAATCCCTAGTGCCTCAGGGGTCAGGAGAGGTCGTTTGACATCAACCAGTACCTCAGACACCCAGAACATTAACAACTCTGCTCAGAGGAGAACTGCGCTGTTGAACTATGAGAACTTGCCATCCTTGCCTCCTGTTTGGGAAGCCCGTAAGCTGAGTAGAGATGAAGATGACAGTTTAGGACCAAAGACCCCATCTCTAAATGGCTACCACAATAACCTAGATCCAATGCATAATTATGTCAATACAGAGAATGTAACAGTACCAGCAAGTGCTCATAAAGTAGAATTTACGCGACGTCGGGACTGTACCCCAACAGTCTTTAACTTTGACATTAGGCGTCCAAGTTTAGAACACAGGCAGCTCAACTACATACAGGTTGACTTGGAAGGTGGTAGTGACTCCGACAACCCTCAGACTCCAAAAACCCCCACCACTCCACTTCCGCAGACTCCAACCAGGCGCACAGAGCTGTATGCTGTGATAGACATTGAAAGAACTGCTGCTATGTCAAGCTTGCAAAAAGCACTGCCCCGAGATGATGGTACTTCTAGGAAAACTAGACATAACAGTACTGACCTGCCTATGTGA